In Corylus avellana chromosome ca2, CavTom2PMs-1.0, the following proteins share a genomic window:
- the LOC132169216 gene encoding receptor-like protein EIX1: protein MPPTQLRFLQRSIAGACRAATPQRRDGASQPVVLQMEHVQWPKPDKRDQNLAGDLVPEEVDDFEAVEAGKSPGFEIEKAREVLAVTTTQEMLSSLTSKTHFLRLIIIMLIQIYLFRMKRWKLTTSRALGGKISSSLLDLKYLSYLDLSLNNFDGINIPKFLGSLESLTYLNLSFSLFAGVIPPHLWNLSRLQYLDLHSFSFSINFYNFSSQRLEVESLEWVNAFPSLKYLGMNFVNLEKVPNWFHAVNMLPSLQELHLVGCGLVSLPHSVSSINFTLLSALDLSYNHFNSFIPHWLSNVSGLSTIKLKSTLLRGTLPVGLGHLTNLRVLNLAGNNLIGRIPNSFANLCNLQALYMYSNNINGEITEFVNGLSQCSNSSSEDGNLSSLQALALSYNQLNGTIPKSIGKLSMLVSLDLTENSWEGVLTKAHFQNLTRLKSLRLSTNLNAKGTLVLDVTHEWVPPFQLESIFLSKVQIGPNFPAWLKIQNKLNFLVLDNAGISDTIPHGLWKSCPNVTYWSLSNNKLRGKVPYFQFHPLASYFDLCYNNLEGPVPLFHSNLRVINLGNNMFSGPIPKNISELLPKLSWLDLSSNSITGRIPYAIGMLKELNGLILGNNSLSGKLPHSMRHLSSLNVLSLPQNYLEGELPSFFRNYRNLKSLDLGGNKFSGKLPAWMGESSPYLLRCNPSMFRKLEK, encoded by the exons ATGCCTCCTACGCAGCTGCGCTTCCTGCAACGATCCATAGCAGGAGCATGCAGAGCAGCCACGCCACAGAGAAGGGATGGTGCCTCTCAGCCTGTTGTCCTGCAAATGGAGCACGTACAATGGCCTAAGCCAGACAAGAGAGACCAGAATTTGGCCGGAGATCTGGTTCCCGAAGAGGTCGACGACTTTGAGGCGGTGGAGGCAGGAAAGTCGCCGGGATTTGAGATTGAGAAGGCCAGAGAG GTGTTGGCTGTGACAACAACACAGGAAATGTTGTCAAGCTTGACCTCAAAAACCCATTTCCTGCGTTTAATTATTATCATGTTGATCCAAATATATCTCTTTCGCATGAAGAGATGGAAGCTTACAACAAGTCGTGCCCTTGGGGGCAAGATAAGTTCCTCTTTACTTGATCTAAAGTATTTGAGTTACCTTGACCTAAGCTTGAATAATTTTGATGGAATCAATATTCCAAAGTTTTTGGGTTCCCTTGAAAGTTTGACGtatctcaatctctctttctcattgtTTGCCGGAGTTATTCCTCCCCATCTTTGGAATCTTTCAAGGCTCCAATATCTAGACCtccattcattttcattttccattaACTTCTATAACTTTTCATCTCAAAGATTAGAGGTCGAAAGTCTGGAATGGGTTAATGCTTTTCCTTCTCTTAAGTACCTTGGAATGAATTTTGTAAATCTTGAGAAAGTACCAAATTGGTTTCATGCGGTTAATATGCTTCCTTCCTTACAGGAGTTACACCTAGTTGGTTGTGGACTTGTTAGTCTTCCTCACTCTGTTTCCTCCATCAATTTTACACTACTTTCAGCCCTTGATCTCTCTTACAACCATTTTAACTCCTTCATACCTCACTGGTTGTCAAATGTGAGTGGGCTTTCAACAATCAAACTTAAGTCCACTTTGCTTAGAGGTACTCTTCCAGTTGGTCTGGGACATCTAACCAACTTGCGTGTCTTGAATTTAGCTGGAAACAATTTAATTGGAAGGATTCCAAACTCATTTGCCAAcctttgcaacttgcaagcATTATATATGTATTCCAACAATATAAATGGGGAGATAACTGAGTTTGTGAATGGCTTATCTCAATGTTCCAACAGCAGCTCTGAAGATGGGAACTTGTCATCACTGCAAGCACTTGCCCTCTCATATAATCAATTGAACGGAACAATTCCAAAAAGCATCGGGAAATTGTCAATGCTTGTTTCATTGGACCTAACAGAGAATTCATGGGAAGGTGTCCTAACTAAAgctcattttcaaaatctcacCCGATTAAAATCTCTTAGGTTGTCTACGAACCTTAATGCAAAAGGGACCTTGGTTTTAGATGTCACACACGAATGGGTTCCTCCCTTTCAGCTGGaatctatttttttatcaaaggtTCAGATCGGCCCAAATTTTCCAGCTTggctaaaaatacaaaataaactCAATTTTCTTGTGCTCGACAATGCTGGCATTTCTGACACCATTCCACATGGCCTTTGGAAGTCTTGCCCAAATGTCACCTATTGGAGTCTATCTAATAACAAACTACGCGGGAAGGTACCatactttcaatttcacccTTTAGCATCTTATTTTGATTTGTGTTACAACAACTTAGAGGGTCCAGTTCCACTTTTTCATAGTAATCTAAGAGTCATAAATCTCGGGAATAATATGTTTTCTGGACCTATTCCAAAAAACATAAGTGAGTTATTGCCCAAGTTGTCTTGGTTGGACCTCTCATCAAATTCAATTACTGGTAGAATTCCCTATGCTATAGGAATGCTAAAGGAATTGAATGGCCTTATTTTGGGAAACAATTCCCTATCTGGGAAACTCCCCCACTCAATGCGACATCTGAGTTCACTAAATGTATTGTCATTGCCCCAAAATTATCTCGAGGGCGAGCTTCCCTCTTTCTTCAGAAATTATAGAAACTTGAAAAGCCTTGATCTTGGAGGAAACAAATTCTCTGGAAAACTTCCTGCATGGATGGGTGAAAGTTCACCATATTTACTGAG GTGCAATCCCTCAATGTTTAGGAAGCTTGAGAAATAA